One stretch of Prunus persica cultivar Lovell chromosome G1, Prunus_persica_NCBIv2, whole genome shotgun sequence DNA includes these proteins:
- the LOC18791425 gene encoding TMV resistance protein N translates to MANQGASSSSAPFTKSWKYHVFLSFRGFDTRSNFTSHLYSALRREGINTFMDDDELRRGEEISNALLTAIEDSKISVVVFSENYASSKWCLDELVKILDCKESNQQLVIPVFYKVNPSDVRNQRGSFRDALANMDCNNLEKVNRWKEALSQAGKLAGFTLSDEYRSEAELIHKIVQDISQQVRDRTYLYVTEYPVRMCHPVEYILKLLDLGEKDVRMAGLWGTGGIGKTTIAKAVYNSIAHEFEGFCFLESVRECSMSHGGLAKLQKTLLFEILGGRKLKVTNVDKGVTMIKEWLRGRKVLLVLDDVDDMEQLHKLVGACDWFGVGSRIIITTRDKQLLTAHHVNLIHEVKILDDPEALELFCWHAFKRSEPPLGDYVKLAERAIRYAQGLPLALKVLGSCLCGGSTDKWEAALNGFKSTKIQDVLKISSDALDDDGVKEVFLDIACFFKGRNKKRVTELLVACGLNAGYGIEVLIEKALISVKLDYIEMHDLLEEMGKDIVEQESPTEAGGRSRLWSHENIEHVLANNTGTNQITRIVLNFPKRDDDKRFMLNFLDGDDERQLNFHNPYEICLNADSFSKMKNLKIFIIYNACISGDIDYLPNSLRVLDWCGCPFQSFPPSFRPKQLVVLNMLCNRIKQLGEGLKHFTKLTSLNFTGSLFLTEIPDLSSSQNLRSLNANGCTSLVKVHPSVGYLDRLEVLSFCHCHKLRKFPNKVRLKSLKKFHLFGCIKLKSFPEIVDKMESLNELDLGVTGIRELPASIGHLIRLKELGLRGSAIKELPSSVGNLTALQILGLGGSAIEELPSSIGNLTKLLRLDLCKCENLANLPQSIYELQNLLFINLDGCPKLVTLPNNLISEVLSSAESLPLKVRTKAYISYGRCSLDFKECNVSDIDSLENFCWWSNLRKINLSQSNFVRLPVCISKCVNLRELYLSGCKKLVEILGELPASIERISMADCISLERFSTLSKILEDGDMQLIKFMNLSNCHGLCDNLGLDVSNMAKLFNEVKRSKGIEVKLSGNEVPEWFTFRNYFNDHVRDYDDDDCTNYELPIEIPRTSVLENTELVLCAVWEITESFVDICFLRFYMSNYFQKSDWHISQGETRAGNVWLKCVPLMLNDESTPPIFRVVVYGGGLRIKSIGAHLAHISMDGKHN, encoded by the exons ATGGCCAACCAAGgagcctcttcttcttctgcccCTTTCACCAAGTCATGGAAATACCATGTCTTTCTGAGCTTTAGAGGTTTTGACACTCGCTCAAATTTCACAAGCCATTTGTATAGTGCTTTGCGTCGAGAAGGAATTAACACCTtcatggatgatgatgagctcagaagaggagaagaaatatcAAACGCACTTCTCACAGCAATTGAAGACTCAAAGATTTCTGTGGTTGTCTTCTCCGAAAACTATGCCTCCTCAAAGTGGTGCTTGGATGAGCTTGTTAAGATTCTTGATTGCAAAGAATCAAATCAACAATTGGTCATCCCAGTTTTTTACAAggtgaatccatcagatgtaCGGAATCAAAGAGGAAGTTTCAGGGATGCACTGGCTAACATGGACTGCAATAACTTGGAGAAGGTCAACAGATGGAAGGAAGCACTTTCACAAGCAGGAAAATTGGCGGGGTTCACTCTGTCCGATGA ATATAGATCTGAAGCTGAACTGATTCATAAAATTGTTCAAGACATTTCACAGCAAGTAAGAGACCGTACATATTTATATGTGACAGAGTATCCAGTTAGAATGTGCCATCCTGTAGAATATATACTTAAGCTTTTAGATTTGGGGGAAAAAGACGTCCGTATGGCAGGGTTATGGGGAACTGGTGGAATTGGCAAGACCACAATTGCTAAAGCTGTTTATAATTCAATTGCCCATGAATTTgaaggtttttgttttttggaaaGCGTTAGAGAATGTTCAATGTCGCATGGAGGTTTAGCCAAACTGCAAAAGACTCTTCTTTTTGAGATTCTAGGGGGGAGAAAATTGAAGGTGACCAATGTTGATAAGGGAGTCACTATGATAAAGGAATGGTTGAGGGGTAGAAAGGTTCTCTTGGTTCTTGACGACGTGGATGACATGGAACAGTTACACAAGTTAGTTGGGGCATGTGATTGGTTTGGTGTAGGCAGTAGAATTATCATAACAACAAGAGATAAGCAACTGTTAACTGCTCATCATGTTAATTTAATACATGAGGTCAAGATTTTAGATGATCCTGAAGCTCTTGAGCTCTTCTGTTGGCATGCCTTCAAAAGAAGTGAGCCTCCTTTGGGTGATTATGTGAAACTTGCAGAACGTGCAATACGCTATGCTCAAGGCCTTCCTTTGGCCTTGAAAGTTCTCGGTTCTTGTCTATGTGGTGGAAGTACAGATAAATGGGAAGCTGCATTGAATGGTTTCAAAAGCACGAAAATTCAGGACGTTCTCAAAATAAGTTCCGATGCCTTGGATGATGACGGGGTAAAGGAGGTTTTCCTTGACATTGCATGTTTCTTTAAGGGTAGAAATAAAAAGCGTGTGACAGAATTACTTGTAGCTTGTGGCCTCAACGCTGGGTATGGCATTGAAGTGCTCATAGAAAAGGCACTCATAAGTGTTAAATTAGATTATATTGAGATGCATGACTTACTAGAAGAGATGGGTAAGGACATAGTTGAGCAAGAGTCGCCCACTGAAGCCGGAGGTCGTAGCAGATTGTGGTCTCATGAAAATATCGAGCATGTTTTGGCGAATAATACA gGAACAAATCAAATCACACGCATTGTGTTAAATTTTCCCAAGCGAGATGATGATAAACGCTTCATGTTAAATTTTCTCGACGGCGATGATGAGAGACAGTTAAATTTCCACAACCCATATGAGATTTGCTTGAATGCTGATAGTTTCTCGAAGATgaaaaatcttaaaattttcataatctATAATGCATGCATTTCTGGTGATATTGACTATCTCCCAAACTCGTTAAGAGTGCTTGATTGGTGTGGATGTCCGTTCCAATCTTTTCCCCCCAGTTTTCGTCCAAAGCAACTGGTTGTGCTCAATATGCTTTGTAACCGCATCAAACAACTAGGGGAGGGATTGAAG CATTTCACAAAGTTGACATCTCTGAATTTCACGGGATCTTTATTCCTAACTGAAATCCCCGACCTATCCAGCAGCCAAAACTTAAGGTCCTTGAATGCGAATGGTTGTACAAGTTTAGTCAAGGTTCATCCATCTGTTGGATATCTGGATAGACTTGAAGTATTGTCTTTTTGTCACTGCCATAAACTCAGGAAGTTTCCAAATAAAGTTAGGTTGAAATctctgaaaaaatttcatcttttcGGTTGCATAAAGTTGAAGAGTTTTCCAGAAATTGTGGACAAAATGGAATCCTTAAATGAATTGGACCTTGGGGTAACTGGTATTAGAGAGTTGCCTGCATCAATTGGACATCTCATTCGGCTGAAAGAATTGGGTTTACGTGGAAGTGCTATAAAAGAGTTGCCTTCATCCGTTGGAAATCTCACTGCCCTGCAAATTTTAGGGTTAGGTGGAAGTGCTATAGAAGAGTTGCCTTCATCAATTGGAAATCTCACTAAGCTTCTTCGTTTAGATTTATGCAAATGTGAAAACCTTGCAAATCTTCCACAAAGTATTTATGAGTTGCAAAATCTGCTGTTTATTAATCTCGATGGATGCCCAAAACTTGTCACACTTCCAAATAACTTGATCTCTGAAGTTTTATCGAGTGCAGAATCACTTCCTTTGAAGGTTCGAACCAAAGCATACATTTCATACGGTAGATGCTCGCTGGATTTTAAAGAGTGCAATGTATCAGACATTGATTCCTTGGAGAATTTTTGTTGGTGGTCCAACTTACGGAAAATTAATCTATCCCAAAGCAATTTTGTCAGACTTCCTGTGTGCATTAGCAAATGTGTCAACTTGCGGGAGCTTTATTTGAGTGGTTGCAAGAAGCTTGTAGAAATTCTAGGAGAACTTCCAGCGTCTATAGAAAGGATCAGTATGGCTGATTGCATATCACTGGAAAGATTTTCAACATTATCAAAGATACTGGAAGACGGAGACATGCAATTGATTAAATTCATGAACTTGTCTAATTGTCATGGGCTATGTGATAATTTAGGGTTGGACGTTTCAAATATGGCAAAATTATTTAATGAG GTGAAGAGGAGCAAGGGGATTGAGGTTAAACTATCTGGCAATGAAGTTCCGGAGTGGTTCACTTTTCGCAATTACTTTAATGACCACGTTAGGGactatgatgatgatgattgtaCGAATTACGAACTTCCTATTGAAATTCCTCGGACTTCCGTATTGGAGAACACAGAATTAGTTTTGTGTGCTGTTTGGGAAATTACGGAATCATTTGTtgacatttgttttcttcgATTTTATATGTcgaattattttcaaaaaagtgATTGGCATATATCTCAAGGAGAGACACGGGCAGGTAATGTGTGGCTGAAATGTGTTCCATTAATGTTAAATGATGAATCAACGCCGCCTATTTTTCGAGTTGTTGTTTACGGCGGTGGGTTGCGCATCAAAAGCATTGGGGCCCACCTGGCTCATATCAGTATGGATGGCAAACAtaattga